The following coding sequences lie in one Lolium perenne isolate Kyuss_39 chromosome 2, Kyuss_2.0, whole genome shotgun sequence genomic window:
- the LOC139836059 gene encoding uncharacterized protein — METAEQCWDLLNSDFMDPLGYNEERRSQFPRDDLLQLAGEDCKDLISASRKICHNLSIKKSRTCNVRKLIKRMDVLPKLVVDLQASLARGAAAMSLAMCLAHNPDLDIDRVTAGVPPGADVNALLDAVSGYDTRIARRICHDEFYDKVVLPADEPLEAELHKKREAESRLAQSGSQYTWTGSKDQAGAASPAVDEEENDDDVSSPAKGEEKDAPKADDNVETSPAKEK; from the exons ATGGAGACAGCAGAGCAATGCTGGGATCTGCTGAACTCCGACTTCATGG ATCCTCTTGGATATAATGAAGAACGTCGGAGCCAATTCCCTCGCGACGATCTGCTTCAACTTGCCGGAGAAgactgcaaagatctcatctccgcctcccggaaGATCTGtcacaacttatccatcaagaagAGCCGAACCTGCAATGTTCGCAAGCTTATCAAGAGGATGGACGTTCTTCCGAAGTTGGTGGTGGATCTGCAGGCGTCATTGGCTCGAGGCGCTGCTGCCATGTCCctggccatgtgcttggcgcatAACCCGGATCTTGATATTGACAGAGTTACTGCTGGTGTCCCTCCGGGTGCGGATGTTAACGCACTACTGGATGCagttagcggctacgacacccgcatcgcCCGGAGAATTTGCCACGACGAGTTTTATGACAAGGTGGTTCTCCCAGCCGACGAGCCCCTTGAAGCAGAGCTCCACAAGAAACGCGAGGCGGAGTCCCGTCTTgcccaatccggaagccagtacACCTGGACAGGTTCCAAGGACCAAGCTGGCGCTGCATCTCCTGCTGTAGACGAGGAAGAAAACGATGATGATGTATCCTCTCCAGCCAAGGGTGAAGAGAAGGATGCTCCAAAGGCCGACGACAATGTggaaacttctccggctaaggagaagtaa